A genomic region of Antennarius striatus isolate MH-2024 chromosome 16, ASM4005453v1, whole genome shotgun sequence contains the following coding sequences:
- the LOC137610060 gene encoding 1-phosphatidylinositol 4,5-bisphosphate phosphodiesterase delta-3-A-like yields MLGSGKSPAAGVREERKTVNPCRKLGLDNEDIRVMMQGSNMTKVRSSRWKKIRNLRLLEDGLTVWCETTKSSRKGKAQQTFAVTEVECIREGCQSESLKRFSGSVQETQCFTVVFKGGRKSLDLVCPCEEEARSWVRGLRTLKEHVSTMTQKEKLDHWIRRYLRRADENKDGKMSYDEVKRLLQMINIDLSEHYARSLFKRCDRSGDNRLDHTEIEEFCRELLRRPELDAVFRHYSSSGCVLATAELRDFLGDQGEDASLKHAQSLILTYELNEWAQKNQLMTQNGFTMYMLSQENDVVDPNHIGVYQDMSRPLCHYFISTSHNTYLTKDQVTSASSTEPYIRALNQGCRCVELDCWDGDKGEPVIYHGHTLTSKIPFKEVIETIAQYAFKASPFPLILSLENHCSVEQQAVMAKHLRTILGSKLLTKPLSSQPQQDLPSPEELKGRILIKGKKLIPHLSQLGKNESSGSFSSSSEDEFASSSKNTPKKDPTKVSIKVSPELADLVVYCRSVPFRGFENDSEKPTNEMSSFSENEALRLIKDSGNLFVRHNSRQLSRIYPSGQRLQSSNYDPQEMWNGGCQMVALNFQTPGEQMDLNQGRFFPNGRCGYVLKPSFLCSPTSNFNPENTGGGPGHVPTQLTIRIISAQQLPKINTEQVTSIVDPQVWVEIHGVAIDNAKNKTHRIDNNGFNPRWDCTLSFQLQVPELALVRFLVVDHDRTANNDFVGQFTIPFTSLRTGYRHVHLLKADGSSLSPSTLFVHVKVTRKGVPVKSVSERIAMAKAKSKSKA; encoded by the exons gatTGGACAATGAGGACATACGCGTGATGATGCAGGGCTCCAACATGACGAAGGTCCGCTCTTCCAGGTGGAAGAAGATCCGAAACCTGCGTCTCCTGGAGGACGGGTTGACCGTTTGGTGTGAGACCACCAAGAGCTCCCGCAAAGGCAAAGCCCAGCAGACTT TCGCAGTGACAGAGGTGGAGTGCATCCGTGAAGGCTGCCAGTCCGAGTCGCTGAAGCGTTTCTCCGGGTCGGTGCAGGAGACCCAGTGCTTCACGGTGGTCTTCAAAGGAGGCAGGAAGAGCCTGGACCTGGTGTGCCCCTGTGAGGAGGAAGCTCGGTCCTGGGTGCGGGGGCTCCGCACGCTAAAGGAACATGTGTCCACCATGACCCAGAAGGAAAAACTGGATCA CTGGATCCGGCGCTACCTGAGACGAGCGGACGAGAACAAAGATGGCAAGATGAGCTACGACGAGGTCAAACGGCTCCTTCAGATGATCAACATTGATCTGAGTGAGCATTATGCCCGCTCTCTATTCAAG AGGTGTGACCGATCTGGCGATAATCGGCTGGATCACACGGAGATCGAGGAGTTCTGCAGGGAGCTGCTTCGACGGCCTGAGCTGGACGCCGTGTTCAGACACTATTCCAGCAGCGGCTGCGTTCTCGCCACCGCCGAGCTGCGCGACTTCCTCGGCGACCAGGGTGAAGACGCGTCGTTGAAACACGCCCAGAGCCTCATACTCACATATGAGCTCAACGAATGGG CTCAGAAGAACCAGTTAATGACCCAGAATGGTTTCACCATGTACATGCTGTCCCAGGAGAATGACGTGGTCGACCCAAACCACATTGGAGTCTACCAGGACATGAGCCGCCCGCTGTGTCACTACTTCATCTCCACGTCACACAACACTTACCTGACCAAGGACCAAGTTACGAGTGCCAGCAGCACCGAGCCGTACATCAG GGCTCTGAATCAGGGCTGTCGCTGTGTGGAGCTGGACTGCTGGGATGGAGATAAAGGTGAACCTGTCATCTACCACGGACACACTCTCACCTCCAAGATACCGTTCAAGGAGGTCATTGAAACCATTGCCCAGTATGCCTTTAAG GCATCTCCATTCCCTCTAATCCTGTCCTTGGAGAACCACTGTTCTGTTGAGCAGCAGGCCGTCATGGCCAAACACCTCCGCACCATCCTGGGCAGCAAACTTCTCACAAAACCCCTGAGTAGCCAACCCCAGCAGGATCTGCCTTCTCCAGAG GAACTGAAGGGGCGTATCCTGATTAAAGGCAAGAAGCTGATTCCGCACCTGAGCCAGCTTGGCAAGAATGAAAGCAGCGGTAGCTTCTCTTCAAGCTCCGAAGATGAATTTGCAAGCAGCAGTAAAAACACACCCAAGAAGGATCCAACCAAG GTGTCCATTAAAGTGAGCCCTGAGTTAGCAGACCTGGTGGTGTACTGTAGAAGCGTCCCCTTTCGTGGATTTGAAAATGATTCCGAAAAACCTACGAATGAAATGTCCTCTTTCTCGGAAAATGAGGCCCTCCGACTCATCAAGGACTCAG GAAATCTTTTTGTGAGACACAACAGCAGACAGCTGAGCCGGATCTACCCTTCTGGCCAACGTCTCCAGTCATCCAACTATGATCCCCAGGAAATGTGGAACGGCGGCTGCCAGATGG TGGCTCTGAACTTCCAGACGCCTGGGGAGCAGATGGACTTGAACCAGGGTCGCTTCTTCCCCAACGGACGCTGTGGATACGTCCTCAAACCGAGCTTCCTGTGCAGCCCCACGTCCAACTTCAACCCAGAGAACACGGGAGGAGGTCCGGGTCATGTCCCCACCCAGCTGACGATACGA ATCATATCTGCGCAGCAGCTGCCAAAAATCAACACGGAACAGGTTACCTCCATTGTGGACCCACAGGTGTGGGTGGAAATTCATGGGGTGGCTATCGATAATGcgaaaaacaaaacccaccgGATTGACAACAATG GCTTTAATCCTCGGTGGGACTGCACTCTGAGCTTCCAGCTGCAGGTCCCCGAGCTGGCCCTGGTGCGGTTTTTGGTGGTGGATCACGACCGCACAGCCAACAATGACTTTGTGGGGCAGTTCACGATACCGTTCACAAGCCTACGAACAG GATATCGACACGTTCATTTACTGAAGGCAGACGGCTCCAGTCTGTCCCCTTCTACACTGTTTGTTCATGTCAAAGTGACCCGCAAAGGAGTACCTGTGAAATCCGTGTCTGAGCGTATAGCCATGGCCAAAGCCAAATCCAAGAGCAAGGCATGA
- the LOC137609598 gene encoding all-trans-retinol 13,14-reductase-like, producing the protein MFVSVVIISLTLVIFIFKYVFRSSGPNPFETDTREPLKEMVHDRKEKKKVLKQGFLASKVPDNLDAVIIGSGIGGLGLAVLLAKVGKKVLVLEQHDRAGGCCHTFTEKGFEFDVGIHYIGDLLEHKPFRCMLDQMTNGQLQWEPLDNPFDHVVLGPPENRRRYPIYSGRTRFPEELKKCFPGEEKAIDEYIRLAKKVGRSIWMLALLKLCPAPLARFIVYTGLAKRLSFFFQMAPRSLTEVVNELTENKDLRAVFTYIFGTYGNIPKDSSFSMHSLLVTHYLNGAWYPKGGASEIAYHMIPIIEKAGGAVLVRAPVNRILFNDAKEACGVSVMKGQEEVHIRAPVVISNAGIFNTYQKLLPKELQAMPAIKKQLSMMKNGEGGLSVFLGLTGTKEELGLKADNYWIFTENNFDELVDKYMKGKREDSVKNVPLLFVASPSAKDSTWEQRSPGKSTLSLVSFANYEWFEEWKDDKVTNRSLEYKELKQAFIDSILEVVMEVFPKITRDKIEYIDAGTPITNTHYIGAPKGEIYGADHGVARFSPELNATVRPQTPLKNLYLTGQDVFVCGFAGALAGALSCGSSILNRNLHLDAINLAKKTKLMNSKLKGE; encoded by the exons ATGTTTGTCAGTGTAGTCATTATTTCTTTGACTTTggtcatatttatatttaaatatgtctTCAGAAGCTCCGGCCCCAATCCTTTTGAGACGGACACGCGTGAACCGTTAAAGGAAATGGTTCACGACcgcaaagagaagaaaaaagttcTGAAACAAG GTTTCCTGGCAAGTAAAGTACCTGACAACCTGGATGCCGTCATCATCGGCAGTGGGATCGGAGGGCTCGGGCTTGCGGTGTTGCTCGCCAAAGTTGGAAAGAAAGTCCTGGTTCTGGAGCAGCATGACCGGGCCGGAGGATGCTGCCACACGTTCACCGAGAAGGGCTTTGAGTTTGACGTTG GAATCCACTACATCGGTGACCTGTTGGAGCACAAGCCCTTCCGCTGCATGCTGGACCAGATGACCAACGGGCAGCTGCAGTGGGAGCCTCTGGACAATCCTTTTGACCACGTAGTGCTGGGACCACCAGAAAACCGCCGGCGGTATCCCATCTACAGTGGCAGGACACGCTTCCCGGAGGAGCTAAAGAAATGCTTCCCTGGAGAGGAGAAAGCCATCGACGAGTACATAAGGCTGGCCAAG aaAGTCGGCCGAAGCATTTGGATGCTGGCTCTTCTGAAGTTGTGTCCCGCCCCCTTGGCCCGCTTCATCGTCTACACCGGTTTGGCTAAGCGCCTGTCGTTCTTCTTCCAAATGGCTCCTCGCAGCTTGACGGAGGTGGTGAACGAGCTGACGGAGAACAAGGACCTCAGGGCCGTCTTCACCTACATCTTTGGCACCTACG GTAACATTCCAAAAGATTCCAGTTTTTCCATGCACAGCTTGCTGGTCACTCACTACCTGAACGGAGCCTGGTACCCGAAAGGCGGAGCCAGCGAAATCGCCTACCACATGATCCCGATCATCGAGAAGGCGGGCGGCGCCGTCCTGGTCCGAGCCCCAGTCAACCGCATTCTGTTCAATGATGCCAAGGAAGCTTGTG gCGTGAGCGTCATGAAAGGACAGGAGGAGGTTCACATCCGAGCCCCTGTTGTTATCTCTAACGCTGGCATCTTCAACACCTACCAGAAGTTACTGCCCAAAGAGCTCCAGGCGATGCCAG CTATAAAGAAGCAGCTGAGCATGATGAAGAACGGGGAAGGTGGCCTGAGTGTTTTCCTTGGCCTGACGGGAACCAAGGAGGAGTTGGGTCTGAAAGCAGACAACTACTGGATCTTCACCGAAAACAATTTCGATGAACT ggtCGATAAATACATGAAGGGAAAGAGGGAAGACTCCGTCAAAAACGTTCCTCTTCTGTTTGTCGCCTCTCCATCAGCTAAAGATTCAACCTGGGAGCAAAGGTCACCAG GAAAGTCCACTTTGAGCCTGGTCAGTTTTGCCAACTATGAGTGGTTTGAGGAGTGGAAGGACGACAAAGTGACCAACAGATCGCTGGAATACAAGGAGCTGAAACAGGCGTTCATTGACTCGATTCTGGAGGTGGTGATGGAGGTTTTCCCCAAGATCACCAGAGACAAG ATCGAGTACATTGACGCTGGAACccccatcacaaacacacactacatcGGAGCTCCCAAAGGCGAGATCTACGGCGCGGATCACGGCGTCGCCCGATTCAGCCCTGAGCTCAACGCCACAGTGAGACCTCAGACTCCACTGAAGAACCTCTACCTGACAG GTCAGGATGTGTTCGTGTGTGGCTTTGCTGGAGCATTAGCTGGAGCGCTCAGCTGTGGTTCATCCATTCTCAACCGCAACCTCCATTTGGACGCCATCAACCTggcaaagaaaaccaaactgatgAATTCCAAATTGAAAGGGGAGTAA
- the LOC137609555 gene encoding glycylpeptide N-tetradecanoyltransferase 1-like, which yields MADENETAPMPEKEDVDDHGHCSDCENEEHHFDDGDRGLGDDTGAKKKKKKQKKKKKSGATEAVQDPLAKVNSLPADKLQEIQKAIELFSVGQGPAKTMEEATRRSYQFWDTQPVPKLGETVTSHGSIEPDKDNIREEPYSLPQGFSWDTLDLGNPAVLKELYTLLNENYVEDDDNMFRFDYSPEFLLWALRPPGWLPQWHCGVRVNSNQKLVGFISAIPATIRIYDIEKKMVEINFLCVHKKLRSKRVAPVLIREITRRVNLQGIFQAVYTAGVVLPKPVGTCRYWHRSLNPRKLIEVKFSHLSRNMTMQRTMKLYRLPEAPKTQGLRPMTKKDVPVVHRLLREYLSQFNLVPAMNQEEVEHWLLPQENIIDTYLVENDGKVTDFLSFYTLPSTIMNHPVHRSLKAAYSFYNVHTITPMLDLMSDALILAKAKGFDVFNALDLMENKTFLEKLKFGIGDGNLQYYLYNWKCPSMGSEKVGLVLQ from the exons ATGGCGGATGAGAATGAGACAGCACCGATGCCGGAGAAAGAAGATGTAGATGACCACGGACACTGCAGCGACtgtgaaaatgaggagcaccATTTCGACGATGG TGACAGGGGTCTGGGTGATGACACTggtgccaaaaaaaagaaaaagaagcagaaaaagaagaagaaatcaggaGCCACAGAAGCTGTTCAGGATCCCCTTGCCAAG GTGAATTCATTGCCGGCTGATAAGCTACAGGAGATCCAAAAGGCAATCGAACTGTTCTCCGTCGGCCAAGGCCCTGCCAAAACCATGGAGGAAGCGACTCGTAGGAGTTACCAGTTCTGGGACACGCAGCCAGTACCCAAGCTAG GGGAGACTGTGACATCACACGGCTCCATTGAACCCGACAAAGACAACATTCGCGAGGAACCCTACAGCCTCCCACAGGGCTTCAGCTGGGACACCCTCGACTTGGGGAATCCTGCTGTG CTCAAGGAGCTTTACACGCTCCTCAACGAGAACTACGTTGAAGACGATGACAACATGTTCCGATTTGACTACTCCCCGGAGTTCTTGCTCTG GGCCTTGCGGCCTCCGGGCTGGTTGCCCCAGTGGCATTGTGGAGTGAGGGTGAACTCCAACCAGAAGTTGGTGGGCTTCATCAGTGCCATCCCTGCAACCATTCGAATCTACGACAT agaaaagaaaatggtgGAGATCAATTTTCTGTGCGTTCACAAGAAGCTTCGCTCCAAACGAGTCGCTCCGGTTCTGATTAGAGAGATCACCAGACGGGTCAACCTGCAGGGAATATTTCAAGCAGTCTACACTGCTGGAGTGGTACTGCCCAAACCTGTGGGCACGTGTAG GTACTGGCATCGCTCTTTGAACCCACGCAAACTAATCGAGGTGAAGTTCTCCCACTTGAGCAGGAACATGACTATGCAGCGCACCATGAAGTTATACCGCCTGCCTGag GCTCCAAAGACTCAAGGCCTACGGCCGATGACCAAGAAGGACGTTCCTGTGGTGCATCGCCTCCTGCGGGAGTACCTGAGCCAGTTCAACCTGGTTCCTGCCATGAACCAGGAGGAGGTAGAACACTGGCTGCTGCCCCAGGAGAACATTATTGACACTTACCTGGTTGAG AACGATGGTAAGGTGACCGATTTCCTGAGCTTCTACACTCTGCCCTCCACCATCATGAACCACCCCGTGCACCGCAGCCTAAAGGCAGCATACTCCTTCTACAACGTGCACACCATCACCCCCATGCTCGACCTGATGTCTGATGCCCTCATCCTGGCCAAagcg AAAGGGTTTGACGTTTTCAATGCACTGGATCTAATGGAAAACAAGACTTTCTTGGAGAAGCTTAAGTTTGGCATCGGTGATGGGAATCTACAGTATTATCTGTACAATTGGAAGTGTCCTAGTATGGGGTCAGAAAAG GTCGGGTTGGTGCTGCAGTGA